The Littorina saxatilis isolate snail1 linkage group LG13, US_GU_Lsax_2.0, whole genome shotgun sequence genome contains a region encoding:
- the LOC138983897 gene encoding uncharacterized protein isoform X2 yields the protein MSKRPTKRPGRPSKQPPKRFRDEEAEGEDEMGVKESLTQLLAEQKALRKEIAEIRAAKTPAPEASPAGSTSSTGGKSNSGMAGHSGHSGEQSNTSGTQAWATGNQKMLPIDLHVPKTIKEKIWSGVAVRFAILLPADPKEMLEEDSDEDDEDKKKKKKKKEKKLLTFTEWVKAWNIYTTILQDRAKEVHRGLGAHFARVCTLHELQGNWRDYDYRYRLAIAAGERAWGDSDADLFATTRLEPATQTHDGGKKKPQGGAGGKTGSGNPAKVGGFCFQFNEQGSCSRPNCGFKHFCSQCGGQHAIRKCSAKGHPFRAGRGGKEAGEGKK from the coding sequence ATGTCGAAGCGTCCAACCAAGCGACCGGGGCGTCCCTCAAAGCAGCCCCCGAAGAGGTTTCGAGACGAGGAGGCTGAAGGAGAGGACGAAATGGGCGTGAAGGAGTCGCTAACCCAGCTCCTTGCTGAGCAGAAGGCCCTGAGGAAGGAGATTGCGGAGATTCGGGCCGCCAAGACGCCGGCGCCTGAGGCATCGCCCGCAGGATCGACCTCCTCTACGGGTGGAAAATCCAACTCAGGCATGGCTGGGCACTCTGGACACTCCGGTGAGCAATCTAACACTAGCGGTACACAGGCGTGGGCAACCGGCAACCAGAAAATGTTGCCCATTGACCTACACGTGCCAAAGACAATAAAGGAAAAGATCTGGAGCGGTGTGGCGGTTAGGTTCGCAATACTCCTGCCCGCGGACCCGAAGGAAATGCTGGAGGAGGACTCGGATGAGGACGAtgaagacaaaaagaagaagaagaagaagaaagaaaagaaactgtTAACCTTCACAGAGTGGGTGAAGGCCTGGAACATTTATACCACTATACTACAGGACAGAGCGAAAGAGGTACACAGGGGCCTGGGTGCCCACTTTGCTCGGGTGTGTACCCTGCATGAGCTGCAGGGCAATTGGCGGGACTATGACTACCGCTACCGGCTCGCAATTGCTGCAGGAGAAAGGGCATGGGGGGACAGCGACGCGGACCTGTTCGCCACCACCCGCTTAGAGCCTGCCACCCAGACCCATGACGGGGGAAAGAAGAAGCCGCAGGGTGGCGCAGGGGGGAAGACTGGAAGTGGAAACCCAGCCAAAGTGGGGGGCTTCTGCTTCCAGTTCAATGAACAGGGATCTTGCAGCCGCCCCAATTGTGGCTTCAAGCACTTTTGCTCGCAGTGTGGGGGGCAACACGCAATCCGAAAATGCAGCGCCAAAGGGCACCCCTTTCGAGCGGGACGGGGGGGAAAAGAAGCAGGAGAAGGAAAGAAATGA